From the genome of Candidatus Deferrimicrobium sp., one region includes:
- the crcB gene encoding fluoride efflux transporter CrcB — MTAVLYVALFGAMGCLARYFLSGWVHDLIGRTLPYGTLAVNVIGAFLIGLVMEFSLRSAAVSPELRIGLSIGFLGGFTTFSTFSYETFRLLESAQLPEALANVLLSVTACLAFTFLGIIAARHL; from the coding sequence ATGACCGCTGTTTTATACGTCGCCCTCTTCGGTGCGATGGGGTGCCTGGCGCGGTACTTCCTCTCCGGCTGGGTACACGACCTGATCGGCCGCACTTTGCCGTACGGCACCCTCGCCGTCAACGTGATCGGCGCCTTCCTGATCGGGCTGGTCATGGAGTTCAGCTTGCGGAGTGCCGCGGTATCCCCCGAGTTGCGGATCGGTCTGTCGATCGGCTTCCTCGGAGGGTTTACCACCTTCTCGACCTTCAGCTACGAGACGTTCCGCCTGCTCGAGAGCGCCCAGCTGCCGGAGGCGCTGGCGAACGTCCTCCTGAGCGTTACCGCCTGCCTGGCGTTCACGTTTCTCGGGATCATCGCCGCGCGCCACCTGTAA